In the Arachis ipaensis cultivar K30076 chromosome B04, Araip1.1, whole genome shotgun sequence genome, TAGTTGGTCTTTCACCAAAGGATTTAATTTGGGCTTGTTCAACAAAAACTGGCTCAACTATCACAATAATAATCAGCCAcatattttaaaacatttttgcACAAGGTTGATTATTTTTGGCCAACCATTTTGGGCTTTAAGTTTTCAGTTTTCTTTATGCCCAATGACAAAATCTGCaagcaacaaaattattaattaacaaatgtgagttaaaattcaaattaataattttgtgattaattattataataatgtttgatcatcatcaaattaatttggagtttttcaaactcatcatcgATCAATGGCAGCGGCAGTGACAGGACTCCCTCTTTCCTCTTCTCCGTCGCGTGCTTTCCTCTTTTTCCATGGAAGTTCTGCGACCtcactctctctcatctctccTATGCATCTCTTCCTTTTTCTCTGTGACAGTGACAGTGGCGTCCAGCCCCACCGACGTCATCCTCCTTctccccttcttcttcctttttccctctctctttttctttctttttcttttgttctaaCTTCAGAGTGTGTGATTGTGTGAGAGTGAGTGTGTGTGGGTTtaatttaggaattagggtttggTTTGGAGAAAAGAGGAATAAGAGTATTGTAGGGATTTTACATTCTACCCTTGAAAATTGATATAATCTGCACaactttacatgattttagcACTTTACCAAACATGAGAAAGAATTACATTCGGGTACAAAAGGTTACAAGATAGGTTTGTGTTGAAAAGATGTAGTTAACATTCACACTCTCTTGTTCCCTTAATAAGTCAAACACATGTAGCACTTTTCACATCGTTCATCACTCCCAAAGAACATTCGAAAGTCAAACATCAAGACTAACCTTTCAACTTGTACCAAAATCTCCTTAACGTCCTTTTCAGGATACTCCTACTTCATGATCTTCTTATGATGTCGCACACTTACAAGTTTCACCTTCTGGGTCCATGAGCCGCATCTTAGAAACTAACGTATCGCTTGTTATATCTAGGAATTATACGTTAACCGATAAAATCTCGAGTTTACTCAAAGGAATACAAAGTTTAGGAAGAGAAGAACAAGTATCACATATAAGGTTCACAAGATTTCAGAAGGATGTGTGTAAGATCGCAATTAAACAAGGATGTACAGAAACAATGAAATGTGCCAAGGAGCAACGTCGGATCTGGACGTCAAGGCGACGATTTACAACAAAGGAGTGAGCAGAGGAGGTGGCACGACCAAAGAAGGCGACGATGAGAAAAGAACGACATGACAATGAGAAAGTCAGATCTGGATGGTGATGAGACGATCTGCGAACTCAGACGACACCAACGCTGCCGAGATCTCAAAGACGAAGGCGACGACGCCAAGACTTCAGAAGACAACGATGACGAGACCTCAAGAGACGGCGCTGCAATCAGAAGATGACGAAGAAGGCGTTGCGACGAAGAAGACGGTGCTGTGCTTCCGGTGGGTAACTCAGTCATTGTTTGTAGAATATGAGAATGGTGTGGGTGAATTGAGTTAGGGTTTGTAATGGTATTTCAGTAACTATATTATTTTAATCAGTGACCGATTTAACGACCATTGTCTTAGCGACCaaacaaatttttatcttatttctttATCAGTTGCAAAAttggtcgctaaattaaaaaatagcgaccgattttgtgaCCAAGAATCCAAAGACATTACTTCTCttgttttggttgctaattcggtcgctaaattaaaaaatagcgaccAACTTTATTCTGGTTGTGTAATAAACTTATTGATCACAAATTTGGTTGCTGTTTAGTGATCGATTTTTttggtcgctaaaatcggtcgctatctTAACAATTAGCAACCGATTTAGTGACAATTGTCTTAGCGACCAAAGAAATTTTCACCCTATTTTTCTATCGGTTGCAAAATCAGTTGCTAAATTagaaaatagcgaccgattttgtgaCCAAGAATCCAAAGACGTTACTTCTCTTGTTCtggttgctaattcggtcgctaaattaaaaaattgcgaccgatttagcgaccaactTTATTCTGGTTGAGTAATAAATTTATCGGTTGCTATTAGTGACCGATTTTGTGAATCGCTAAAATCGGTCACTGAATATTATTtggcgaccgatttagcgaccaattTTTTTCTGATCCTAAAAATTCTATATCGAACGCTAAATCAGTCGCTATTCTAATAATTTCTTATATTAAAAGTGTACCGGAAACAAAGGAGGGCTGGAAAATAAAAAATGGAGGAACCatgtctattattattattttttaaacaaaaattaaaattttaggagGGGCCATTGCCCCTTTACAAGTATGTATTTCCGCCTCTGGAAGGAAAGTAAAATATTTTAACATTAAACTATAGTAATTAAGCATCCCAGGACATGAGTAGATCAATAATTCTAAAATGTATAAATAGAAAGATTAATAAAGAGAGTtcaagaaaatgaaaatgaaaatttttcAAGATGATTGAGGAAAGATAGTAGATCTAGAAAGAGTGAAAATAGTAGATCTAAAAAGAGTGGATGAAAAACTAGTTTTTAGGTGTCGTTGGTACTCATGTATGGAAAGGTTGAGCCCTCCCACTTCCGACTAGTTTTTCATTAGACTTCGTTGAGAGGAGTACGACGGTAGTCATCCGCATTGAAGTTGCACATCAACAAGAGTATCAGTCAACTTTGTCGGAGGGCTGCGGTCGTCAGCTGAGTAGCGGCGGTGATCTTCGACCTAGATTTAAAAAACTGTGttcattttttttagaaaagaacAAATAAGTCTCTGACCTTTTGTCCCGCGAACATTTTTGTTCTTgactattgaaaaatatttttaagttcctgaccttcacaaaatttggacggatcagtccctccatccaaatgcctccgtcaaggactgatccgtccaaatgtctccgtcagggactgatccgtccaaattttgtaaaggtcagagacttaaaagtatttttcaaaaaaaatgtcCGCGGAACAAAAAGTCAGAAcctatttatcattttctcttttttttttttacaattactcTATGTTAGTTTCTTTCTGATTTTTTTTGTCTATCCAGTCAAAAGTCCCACATCAAAAACAAATTAACTTTCGGCGCCAAAATTCCATTTTTGTCGttaaagttaagtagttaatatACTTGCCTTTAACATAATCTTCCTTAACATTTTAATTACTGGTTTTGACGCAAAATCAACTATGTTAGAAGTCATTACACTATTCGCTAGTCAACCTATAGCCATCATTAGCCAGACCACCAGAAAACGACCCTATGTGTATTCATTATGATCATTTATTCTTTTAGTTTTATTCTGATTTATTAACTGTCTTTCACATGAATACATGATATTATAGGtctgttattattttttaatttgaattttagaaacttaataaaataaaaattataatctaACTAATCTATATTagtagataaaataaaataaataaagaaaataaaaaacattcatttattctcacaataaaataaataaataaagttttATGAAATATAACTATATAAGTATTCACTATACAAAAATATACTGATGACTATATACTGTAGTCCTTCATTAATCAAACATACCATACAAATATAAAATGCACTATACAAATATAAGTTGCGAAGAGTTTATAATGAAAgggtaatttttaattttcttaataaaatttattactattaattaataaaattgatCAATTTTAGGTGTTAATGAGTANNNNNNNNNNNNNAAAATTAAATGCATTATGTTATtacttaaaatttatttatttatttatttattgttattattattcattttttcTTAATTCGACACCTCTTGCTTCCTTCATATATGTCCACACTAGTAGTTGACTTTCTTGCAGACACATACGATCTCCACTTAATTATAACACCACATCATGGCCGACAATGGAGCAGCTGCCTCCTCCTCTTCGTCATCATCATCCGGTATGTACGATGTTTTTCTGAGCTTTAGAGGCGAAGACACAAGATACATATCCTCAGATTCTCTCTACCGTAAACTCGCAGAAAACGGAAACCTCAAAGTGTTTAGAGATTGTCCGGATCTGAAACTAAGTGACCCAATTAAATCTACTCTTGTGGAAGCCATTAAAAGATCAAGGATGTTCATTGTTATGATGAGCCCAAACTATGTGTCTTCCTCGTGGTGCCTCGTGGAGCTAGTGGAGATACTCAAGTACTCCAACAATGGAAGAAATCGCCCCGTTTTTCCAGTTTTTTACCACGTGGAGCCTTCAGAAGTTAGATATCAGAATAGCATCAAATCTAAGGAAGCCATGAGAAAACATGAAGATACATACGGCAAAGAGACTGTGGCAGCGTGGGAGTCGGCTCTATCTACAATTTGCGGGCTATGCGGACAGCACATTGTTGAGAATAAGGGGTGAGTTCTTTTACAAGGGAGGTTAATTAGAACTTAGAATGTCATTATagcttattattttttattatccgNNNNNNNNNNNNNNNNNNNNNNNNNNNNNNNNNNNNNNNNNNNNNNNNNNNNNNNNNNNNNNNNNNNNNNNNNNNNNNNNNNNNNNNNNNNNNNNNNNNNNNNNNNNNNNNNNNNNNNNNNNNNNNNNNNNNNNNNNNNNNNNNNNNNNNNNNNNNNNNNNNNNNNNNNNNNNNNNNNNNNNNNNNNNNNNNNNNNNNNNNNNNNNNNNNNNNNNNNNNNNNNNNNNNNNNNNNNNNNNNNNNNNNNNNNNNNNNNNNNNNNNNNNNNNNNNNNNNNNNNNNNNNNNNNNNNNNNNAAAAGGAAAAAAagtgaaaacaaataaaaagataatttaaaaaaaattagtaagcAAGTGGTTGTGActcaataattttattattagttgAAAATGGCTCATTCTTTTTTGGTTTTCAAATGGGCTTATTTTAGAAATCAAATTTTAGTTAATCATATGGTTAgttgttttttattataaaaagagTAATGTTAtatgtataaatatttttttaattaaattcaattaagttAGTGTAAAGTCTAAAAAAAAATGTGTGCatatattattattcttttttttttatattttttgcagCACATAAATTTTTGTTAGAGAACAtacaaatttattaatataacacaaatttttgaaatataaCATACAAAATTTTGCATATAAATATAACACATAATTTTTGGCCCATAGCATACATATTTTTGTATATAGTTGACAAATCTTTAATTTGTACATAGTACAAATTTTTATTGTGAATATATTTTGTTAGGTGGATAAGTCAATATTTTAGGTATGTAATACTCTAACAATTTTTATGCTATGCAATAAGAATTTTGTGTTGTACACTAAAATTTATGTATTGTGTATATTTATTGGTTAGTTGTTAATGTTTTAGATATGTAGTCCTTACAAAATTTATAtgttgtatactaaaattaatttgtTATACATTAAAATTTATGTGCTTTAGTTTTCTAAACATTTATAAAAAAAGAGGactatgataataataataagagaggataaaaaaaattaaatgacaacaataataacaaaaaaaacaagagaaagaaaaaaggagggtatgaagaagaagaagcgatgattattaaaaaagaaagaagtaGCACACGAATAGATTTTTTATTTGTAAACAacataattaaatttgattattcACAAGACACCTAacattttgttataaaattatcTAATTTTTTAACATGTGTCTTTTATTAAATCCCTAGTGAATTGCTTAACATTGCATATAAAAAGATGAGAAAGTCTAGCGgcagtagattttgtggtttttagttattaattagccatcaatgatatttttaatggtgtgagattgcatctaatagtataaaattatttaatttttttttttgatggttaagtgctgaccaaaatttaacaaagtgctgcccctagcactcctctaaAAAGATTAATATTAGGTTGTTGTATTGTAGGTATGAAACTGAGGTCATTGACAAGATTGCTGAACAAGTCTTTGCAAAAAATCGAGAGATCAAGCAACTATTGAATAGATTTGATTCTCAATTTGAAGAAGTGGAATCACTTTTGGACCTCAAATCTCGTAATACTCTTCGTATGGTGGGTATTTACGAAGAAGATGCTGAAATAGACAAAACAACATTCACTTTGGAGCTATACTATAAGATCAAACATGAATTCAAAGAGGCAAGTTTTCTTCTCGGTGTAAGTAAAACTTTAGAGGAAAGCGCTGATGGCCTGAAAAATCTCCAAAAGGCGATTCTTTCTGATATGGGTGTAGAGGTAAGCACTGTGGATTGCACATCTACCGGATCCTGGGAAATCAAGCTGAGGTTGCGCCATAAAAGAGTGCTTTTGGTTCTAAATGAAGTTGATAGTAAAATGCATTTAGAGTTGCTGGCAAGAAGGGGTGATTTGTTTGGTCCTGGTAGTAGGATCATCATAACAACAGAGGACAAAGATCTCTTGGATAATTATCCTGTGATAGATGGTGTTGAGACTAAGACATATTGCATTCGTGAATGTGATGAATTCGAAGGCAACAAAGACAGTAATCATATTGTGAAGGAAGAATATGTAGTGGGATTGAAGAAAGATTTCAATGATGTGATTAAGCAACTCATGGAAGAAGATTCCCCTGATGGGAACATTGTTTCCATAGTTGGCATGGGTGGGATAGGGAAGACTACACTTGCTCGAAAGATCTACAATAGCGATGAGGTCAAGAAGCTATTCGCTTGCCGTGCATGGGCAACTATTTCCAAGGATTGCAGAGAGGAGGAGGTTTTTAAAAGTCTTCTCAACTGTCTGAAGTCATCCACTTCTAAACATGAATATTCAAGTAGTGAAGAGGAGTTAATGCAGAAGGTGAGGAAATGTTTGACAGGGAAAAAGTACTTGATAGTCCTTGATGATATTTGGGACACTAAAGCATGGGCCAGTCTAAAGGGTTGTTTCCCAGAAAACAACGATGGTGGCATGATACTAATAACAACCCGTAATGATCAGGTGGCCTACTCTTTAAGGTCAAAGGTTCCTCACCACAAGCTTCCCTTCATGGATAAAGAACAAAGTTGGAAACTGTTTTGCAATGAGGTGTTTTGCAGAGAAAAGTGTCCTCCCAAGCTAGAACGAATTGGTAGATCAATTGCCAACACTTGCAGCGGTTTACCACTGGCTATCAAAATCACAGCTGGGTTTGTAGCAAAAACGAAGAGATCGGGGGATGAATGGAAAAGAATCAAGAAACTACTCCCTCATTTGCGTATTGTTGAAGAGAAGGAATGTAAGGAGATGAAGGAGAGATTGAAGCTTAGCTACGATGATCTTCCTGAGAACATCAAGCCATGCTTCCTATATCTTGGAGTTTTTCCCGAAGATGATCAGATTTGTGTGCGAGACTTAATCCGTCTATGGATAACAGAGGGCCTCATAGAAGAGCCAATCCAAAGTGGAAGATCAAAAGCAACACCCACAGAACTTGAAGATATTGGTGAGCAATACTTGACAGAGCTAGTGGGTCGTAACTTGGTACAAGTGTCTCAGAGAAGGAGTGATGACAAAGGCGTGAAAACATGTCAGATCCACGACCTCATCCGGGAACTTTGCATATCAGAGAGTAATAAAAACCctgataacaataataataatgctcCTAGGTTATCCTTTCCCAAGGATATAGGATCTTATGCATGTTTGGTAACATGTAGTCAATCAGGCACTTGTTCCTTGTTCGTGTATGGAGATGCAGAGGGGTGGTCACATCATATTCCAAAAGACTACCGAGTTATTGTGCTATATTTTAAAGGATCGAAGATGGATATAATTAGTGGAAAGAATGCTGGGTTTTTGAAGGGGTTGAAAAGCCTCAGGATCTTGAGAGTGGAATTTCCTGACCCATACCGGTTCTATCCGCTTCATCGTATGCACATATTACATATACTAGAACATTCTGCAGAGGACATAAATATTGAGGGGTTAAAGCAACTAAGACATCTCCGCAGTAGATATGCAGTGCACTTATTAGTTGATGAAGAAGGGGTAAAAGAAAAAATGCAGAATCTCCAAACCCTATGTTATGTGCATCTCGATTCACGACTAGAGTTCTTACTCGACAATGGCTACTTTCCCAACTTGAGAACACTGGGTTTACATTCAGCAGAAAGAAAGTTAAGTTGCTTACGCCGCTTGAGCAATCTACGTGAATTAAAACTTGAGCATATGACCTCTAAATATGTTCCATTAGATAAAAATGTATTTCCGTCAAATCTTACCAAGATTACCTTGTCATGGTATGTGGGTTTTAGCACCAAAGCCATGAATGCTTTGGGACAAATCCCCACCcttcaaattttgaaattataTGAAGTACAATGTATGGAAGGAATC is a window encoding:
- the LOC110271386 gene encoding disease resistance protein RPP13-like gives rise to the protein MADNGAAASSSSSSSSGMYDVFLSFRGEDTRYISSDSLYRKLAENGNLKVFRDCPDLKLSDPIKSTLVEAIKRSRMFIVMMSPNYVSSSWCLVELVEILKYSNNGRNRPVFPVFYHVEPSEVRYQNSIKSKEAMRKHEDTYGKETVAAWESALSTICGLCGQHIVENKGYETEVIDKIAEQVFAKNREIKQLLNRFDSQFEEVESLLDLKSRNTLRMVGIYEEDAEIDKTTFTLELYYKIKHEFKEASFLLGVSKTLEESADGLKNLQKAILSDMGVEVSTVDCTSTGSWEIKLRLRHKRVLLVLNEVDSKMHLELLARRGDLFGPGSRIIITTEDKDLLDNYPVIDGVETKTYCIRECDEFEGNKDSNHIVKEEYVVGLKKDFNDVIKQLMEEDSPDGNIVSIVGMGGIGKTTLARKIYNSDEVKKLFACRAWATISKDCREEEVFKSLLNCLKSSTSKHEYSSSEEELMQKVRKCLTGKKYLIVLDDIWDTKAWASLKGCFPENNDGGMILITTRNDQVAYSLRSKVPHHKLPFMDKEQSWKLFCNEVFCREKCPPKLERIGRSIANTCSGLPLAIKITAGFVAKTKRSGDEWKRIKKLLPHLRIVEEKECKEMKERLKLSYDDLPENIKPCFLYLGVFPEDDQICVRDLIRLWITEGLIEEPIQSGRSKATPTELEDIGEQYLTELVGRNLVQVSQRRSDDKGVKTCQIHDLIRELCISESNKNPDNNNNNAPRLSFPKDIGSYACLVTCSQSGTCSLFVYGDAEGWSHHIPKDYRVIVLYFKGSKMDIISGKNAGFLKGLKSLRILRVEFPDPYRFYPLHRMHILHILEHSAEDINIEGLKQLRHLRSRYAVHLLVDEEGVKEKMQNLQTLCYVHLDSRLEFLLDNGYFPNLRTLGLHSAERKLSCLRRLSNLRELKLEHMTSKYVPLDKNVFPSNLTKITLSWYVGFSTKAMNALGQIPTLQILKLYEVQCMEGILNCGTERSFPRLQVFIMKKVQVKGLTLEGGAMPCLQRAVFHECPGLKLEYLPEQMRSSGCNLEFSEHVEQRRSWVVKTWSFQNMNKNKKVMMIPIMMMMMMMIPMMMKMMMID